Proteins from a single region of Verrucosispora sp. NA02020:
- a CDS encoding FGGY-family carbohydrate kinase — MAPLLIGIDLGTGSSKGVLTDATGRVLATAVRPRPRSMSLPRPGWAEVDAETVWWADVVSIAAELTATAQGARIAAVCVSGVGPCLVLCDERDEPVRPAILYGIDMRATAEITELTERFGADAVLERAATPITTQAVGPKALWVRRHEPQVWERATRWYNSSSYVVRKLTGEYVLDHHTASQSVPLYDIEARQWHRPWYDEIMGDLPAPRLAWSAQIVGEVTPAAAEATGLPVGTPVCAGTVDAWAESVSVGVRRPGDLMLMYGSTMFFVQQLRGVARHPQLWNTVGVSPDSYCLAAGMATSGSLTTWLRDLVGEVPFETLVEEAAAVPPGADGLLLLPYFAGERTPIFDPDARGVIAGLTLRHGRGHLFRAGYEGIAFGIRQILELLDTPENPVARLVAVGGGTQGGLWTRIVSDVTGREQEVPEVTIGASYGDALLAAIGAGLTAPDTDWTRPGQIVRPDPSVAATYDGLYAGYTSLYRNTRAEVHALARLQSGTG; from the coding sequence ATGGCACCGCTGCTGATCGGCATCGACCTGGGCACCGGGAGCAGCAAGGGTGTGCTCACCGACGCCACCGGGCGGGTGCTGGCCACCGCCGTCCGCCCCCGACCCCGGTCGATGTCGCTGCCCCGGCCGGGCTGGGCGGAGGTCGACGCCGAGACGGTCTGGTGGGCCGACGTGGTGTCCATCGCCGCCGAGCTGACCGCCACCGCCCAGGGCGCGCGGATCGCGGCGGTCTGCGTCAGCGGTGTCGGCCCCTGTCTGGTGCTCTGCGACGAGCGGGACGAACCGGTCCGCCCGGCGATCCTCTACGGCATCGACATGCGGGCCACCGCCGAGATCACCGAGTTGACCGAGCGGTTCGGCGCCGACGCGGTGCTGGAGCGGGCGGCCACCCCGATCACCACCCAGGCGGTCGGTCCCAAGGCGCTCTGGGTACGCCGCCACGAACCGCAGGTCTGGGAGCGGGCCACCCGGTGGTACAACTCCAGCTCGTACGTGGTGCGGAAGCTGACCGGCGAGTACGTCCTGGACCACCACACCGCCAGCCAGTCCGTGCCGCTGTACGACATCGAGGCCCGGCAGTGGCACCGGCCCTGGTACGACGAGATCATGGGTGACCTGCCCGCGCCCCGACTGGCCTGGTCGGCCCAGATCGTCGGCGAGGTGACCCCGGCGGCGGCCGAGGCGACCGGGCTGCCGGTGGGCACGCCGGTCTGCGCCGGCACTGTGGACGCCTGGGCCGAGTCGGTCAGCGTCGGCGTCCGCCGACCCGGCGACCTGATGCTGATGTACGGCTCCACCATGTTCTTCGTCCAGCAACTCCGGGGCGTGGCCCGGCATCCGCAGCTCTGGAACACCGTCGGGGTGTCTCCGGACTCGTACTGCCTCGCGGCCGGCATGGCCACCTCCGGCAGCCTCACCACCTGGCTGCGCGACCTGGTGGGCGAGGTGCCGTTCGAGACGCTGGTCGAGGAGGCGGCGGCGGTGCCGCCGGGCGCGGACGGCCTGCTGTTGCTGCCGTACTTCGCCGGGGAACGGACCCCGATCTTCGACCCGGACGCCCGGGGCGTGATCGCCGGACTGACCCTGCGGCACGGCCGGGGTCACCTGTTCCGCGCCGGGTACGAGGGGATCGCCTTCGGCATCCGGCAGATCCTGGAACTGCTCGACACCCCGGAGAACCCGGTCGCGCGGCTGGTCGCGGTGGGCGGCGGCACCCAGGGTGGACTCTGGACCCGGATCGTCAGCGACGTCACCGGCCGTGAGCAGGAGGTGCCGGAGGTGACCATCGGGGCCAGTTACGGCGACGCCCTGCTGGCCGCGATCGGTGCCGGTCTGACCGCCCCGGACACCGACTGGACCCGGCCCGGGCAGATCGTGCGCCCCGATCCCTCGGTGGCCGCCACCTACGACGGCCTCTACGCCGGCTACACCTCGCTGTACCGCAACACGCGGGCCGAGGTGCACGCCCTCGCGCGGTTGCAGAGCGGCACCGGGTAG